From a region of the Bradyrhizobium sp. KBS0727 genome:
- a CDS encoding MFS transporter — MAGSQAQGDGPVDVAGASPVDVVGFIDRQPVGGFQIKLLLTCAAVLFLDGFDTQAIGYVAPALAKEWGLSKAALGPVFSAGLFGLMIGALIFGPLADRIGRKRIIIFSTLAFGIGTFATAFIADVNALLAIRFLTGLGLGGAMPNAIAMTSEFSPHRRRATMVMVMFCGFSIGAALGGLLAAALIPQFGWRSVFAVGGAAPLLLAPILALRLPESVRFLALTGQAPARVAELLGRINPKAGFTPATQFVVQEPQLAGMPVLHLFREGRTLPTLLLWVVFFMSLLDLYFLSNWLPTVLNDLGASVSSAALIGSMLQVGGVVGTFALGSIIDRFSFRALALVYFVAVFAVGAIGQLGHSVALVTAAIFAAGFCIVGGQIAANALAAGFYPTSVRATGVGWALGIGRVGSIIGPLVGGALLTAKWSTGSVFMAAATAAMCAALAAFSLSRLAGMSGGKGADRPSSIDARLDTAAAAN, encoded by the coding sequence ATGGCAGGTTCTCAGGCGCAGGGTGACGGCCCAGTCGATGTCGCCGGCGCATCGCCTGTCGATGTCGTCGGCTTTATCGACCGGCAGCCGGTCGGCGGTTTCCAGATCAAATTGCTGCTGACCTGCGCCGCGGTGCTGTTTCTCGACGGCTTTGACACCCAGGCGATCGGATATGTCGCGCCGGCACTCGCGAAAGAGTGGGGCCTGAGCAAGGCCGCGCTCGGGCCGGTGTTCAGCGCCGGACTGTTCGGCCTGATGATCGGTGCGCTGATCTTCGGGCCGCTGGCGGACCGGATCGGACGCAAGCGGATCATCATCTTCTCGACGCTGGCCTTCGGCATCGGCACGTTCGCGACGGCTTTCATCGCTGACGTCAACGCGCTGCTGGCAATCCGCTTTCTGACCGGTCTCGGTCTCGGCGGCGCGATGCCGAATGCGATCGCGATGACATCCGAGTTCAGTCCGCATCGCCGCCGCGCCACCATGGTGATGGTCATGTTCTGCGGATTCTCGATCGGGGCAGCGCTCGGCGGGCTGCTCGCGGCGGCGTTGATCCCGCAATTCGGCTGGCGCTCGGTGTTCGCCGTCGGCGGCGCAGCACCGCTGTTGCTGGCGCCGATCCTGGCGCTGCGGCTGCCGGAATCCGTGCGCTTCCTTGCGCTCACCGGGCAGGCGCCGGCGCGGGTTGCCGAACTGCTCGGGCGGATCAATCCCAAAGCCGGTTTTACGCCCGCGACACAGTTCGTCGTGCAAGAGCCGCAACTGGCCGGGATGCCGGTGCTGCATCTGTTCCGGGAAGGGCGGACGTTGCCCACGCTGTTGCTGTGGGTGGTGTTCTTCATGAGCCTGCTCGATCTCTATTTTCTGTCGAACTGGCTGCCGACCGTGCTCAACGATCTCGGCGCCTCGGTTTCCTCGGCCGCTCTGATCGGGTCGATGCTGCAGGTCGGCGGCGTGGTCGGAACCTTCGCGCTCGGCAGCATCATCGACCGCTTCTCGTTCCGCGCGCTGGCACTTGTGTATTTTGTCGCCGTATTCGCCGTCGGCGCGATCGGTCAGCTCGGTCACTCCGTCGCGCTCGTGACGGCGGCCATCTTCGCGGCCGGGTTCTGCATCGTCGGCGGCCAGATTGCCGCCAATGCGCTGGCGGCGGGATTCTATCCCACCTCCGTCAGGGCGACCGGCGTCGGTTGGGCGCTCGGTATCGGCCGGGTCGGGTCGATCATCGGGCCGCTGGTGGGCGGGGCGCTGTTGACGGCGAAGTGGAGCACCGGATCGGTCTTCATGGCGGCGGCAACGGCCGCCATGTGTGCAGCGCTGGCGGCATTCTCGCTGAGCCGGCTCGCCGGCATGAGCGGCGGCAAAGGCGCCGATCGGCCGTCATCGATTGATGCCAGGCTAGACACG
- a CDS encoding TPM domain-containing protein — protein MGIARIGKHLLHHHWWQRRYFPPGVLAAIEAAIKAGEATHSGQVRFVVEGALDGAPLFRGQSARDRALDIFGQLRIWDTAHNNGVLIYLLLADRNVEIVADRGIDAKVGTAGWEKICAAMEADFRAKNFEAGAIKGIEAVSREMAAHFPRSSGGPNELPDAPVVI, from the coding sequence ATGGGCATTGCGCGCATCGGCAAGCATCTGCTGCATCATCACTGGTGGCAGCGGCGATATTTTCCGCCCGGCGTGCTGGCCGCGATCGAAGCTGCGATCAAGGCCGGCGAAGCCACGCATTCCGGGCAGGTGCGTTTTGTGGTGGAAGGCGCGCTCGACGGCGCACCGCTGTTCCGCGGCCAGTCGGCGCGGGACCGGGCGCTCGATATCTTCGGTCAATTGCGGATCTGGGACACCGCCCATAACAACGGCGTGCTGATCTATCTCTTGCTCGCCGACCGCAATGTCGAGATCGTCGCCGACCGCGGCATCGACGCCAAGGTCGGCACCGCCGGCTGGGAGAAGATCTGTGCCGCGATGGAAGCCGACTTCAGGGCGAAGAACTTCGAAGCCGGCGCGATCAAGGGGATCGAGGCGGTGTCGCGCGAGATGGCAGCGCATTTTCCGAGAAGCAGCGGCGGCCCCAATGAGCTGCCGGACGCACCGGTGGTGATTTAG
- a CDS encoding Crp/Fnr family transcriptional regulator, producing MTIEKCINEFDVDDVIFEEGSTGRELFVVLEGEVEIAKMNGAAKTVIVTLGKGEFFGEMAVIDGSSRSATAIAAAPHTRVMRINHARFVYLVSQQPAFALMIMDALSKRLRASNAITFKAAATT from the coding sequence ATGACGATCGAGAAATGCATCAACGAGTTTGATGTAGATGACGTCATTTTCGAGGAGGGATCGACCGGGCGCGAGCTGTTCGTGGTGCTCGAAGGCGAGGTCGAGATCGCCAAGATGAACGGCGCGGCCAAGACCGTCATCGTGACGCTCGGCAAGGGCGAGTTCTTCGGCGAAATGGCGGTGATCGACGGCTCCTCGCGCTCGGCGACCGCGATCGCCGCGGCACCGCACACCCGCGTGATGCGGATCAACCATGCCCGCTTCGTCTATCTGGTGAGCCAGCAGCCGGCGTTTGCGCTGATGATCATGGATGCGCTCTCCAAGCGGTTGCGCGCCTCGAACGCCATCACCTTCAAAGCCGCGGCCACTACATGA
- a CDS encoding flavin-dependent oxidoreductase, giving the protein MDEVIIVGAGIGGLTLGLALHEAGIPCRIFESAAEIKAVGVGINLLPHATKELAALGLESALAKVAIATTDATFFNRFGQLIYQEPLGRAAGYDHPQFSIHRGDLQRVLLDAFVARAGGDRLLTNRHCVGVEQDAAGVAVTFSDGPGGSNRSTLRGRVAIACDGINSAVRKQFYPDEGEPRYSGINMWRGVTRWKPMLSGASMVRAGWMSHGKMVIYPIRPAGADGKQLINWVAEIETPVYRKRDWNRSGSLDDFIGAFSDWHFEWLDVPALIRAADHVLEFPMVDQDPLPRWSFDRITLLGDAAHPMVPRGSNGAGQAILDARALTTALRDHADPVAALAAYENQRLEATTRIVLTNRTNPPDAILREVFERTGDRPFKTIEDVISRKELAGLSEGYKRIAGYSKEALRG; this is encoded by the coding sequence ATGGACGAGGTCATTATCGTCGGCGCCGGCATTGGCGGGCTGACGCTCGGGCTGGCGCTGCATGAGGCCGGCATTCCCTGCCGCATCTTCGAGTCCGCCGCCGAGATCAAGGCGGTGGGTGTCGGCATCAACCTGCTGCCGCATGCGACCAAAGAACTGGCCGCGCTCGGCTTGGAGAGCGCGCTGGCCAAAGTCGCGATCGCGACCACCGATGCGACCTTCTTCAATCGCTTCGGCCAGTTGATCTACCAGGAGCCGCTTGGCCGCGCGGCGGGCTACGATCATCCGCAATTCTCCATTCACCGCGGCGACCTGCAGCGGGTCTTGCTCGATGCTTTCGTCGCGCGTGCCGGGGGCGACCGGTTGCTGACCAACCGGCATTGCGTCGGCGTCGAGCAGGATGCGGCTGGCGTCGCCGTGACATTTTCCGACGGCCCGGGCGGCTCGAACCGCTCCACCTTGCGCGGCCGCGTGGCGATCGCCTGCGACGGGATCAATTCCGCGGTTCGCAAGCAGTTCTATCCCGATGAAGGCGAACCGCGCTATTCCGGAATCAACATGTGGCGCGGCGTCACCCGCTGGAAACCGATGCTGTCGGGCGCCAGCATGGTGCGCGCCGGCTGGATGTCGCACGGCAAGATGGTGATCTATCCGATCCGACCCGCGGGCGCCGACGGCAAGCAATTGATCAACTGGGTCGCCGAGATCGAGACGCCTGTCTATCGCAAGCGCGACTGGAACCGGTCCGGCTCGCTCGACGATTTCATCGGCGCGTTTTCCGACTGGCATTTCGAGTGGCTCGATGTGCCGGCCCTCATCCGCGCCGCCGATCATGTGCTCGAATTCCCGATGGTCGACCAGGATCCGCTGCCGCGCTGGAGTTTTGACCGGATCACGCTGCTTGGCGACGCGGCGCATCCGATGGTGCCGCGTGGTTCCAACGGTGCCGGCCAGGCGATCCTGGATGCGCGCGCGCTCACGACGGCGCTGCGCGACCATGCCGATCCGGTAGCCGCGCTTGCGGCTTACGAAAACCAGCGGCTGGAAGCCACCACGCGGATCGTGCTCACCAACCGCACCAATCCACCGGATGCGATCCTGCGCGAGGTGTTCGAACGCACCGGGGACCGCCCTTTCAAGACGATCGAGGACGTCATCAGCCGCAAGGAACTCGCGGGGCTGTCCGAAGGCTACAAGCGGATCGCGGGTTATTCGAAGGAAGCATTGCGCGGGTGA
- a CDS encoding glutathione S-transferase family protein translates to MKLYDSVGPNPRIVRMFMAEKGIEMPKQAVDLRKGENREAEHLKRNPHGQMPTLELDDGHYLSEITAICEYLEEKNPKPAMIGATAEERAECRMWTRRVDLNICEPLANGYRFGEALKFFEKRILCVPEASPGLKQIAANRLQWLDGQMADGREYICGKRFTLADILLYCWLDFGNQVGQPLDTTNANIVAWMARVGERPSAKA, encoded by the coding sequence ATGAAGCTCTACGACTCGGTCGGACCGAACCCGCGCATTGTCCGCATGTTCATGGCGGAAAAGGGCATCGAAATGCCGAAGCAGGCGGTCGACCTGCGCAAGGGCGAGAATCGCGAGGCCGAACACCTGAAGCGTAATCCGCACGGCCAGATGCCGACGCTCGAACTCGACGACGGGCATTATCTCTCCGAAATCACCGCGATATGCGAATATCTGGAAGAGAAGAATCCGAAGCCGGCGATGATCGGAGCGACGGCGGAAGAACGCGCCGAGTGCCGTATGTGGACGCGCCGCGTCGACCTCAACATCTGCGAGCCGCTCGCCAACGGCTACCGCTTCGGCGAGGCGCTGAAGTTTTTCGAAAAGCGCATTCTCTGCGTCCCCGAGGCCTCGCCTGGCCTGAAGCAGATCGCCGCCAACCGCCTGCAATGGCTCGATGGCCAGATGGCGGACGGCAGGGAATACATCTGCGGCAAGCGCTTCACGCTGGCGGACATCCTGCTCTATTGCTGGCTCGATTTCGGCAACCAGGTCGGCCAGCCGCTGGACACCACCAACGCCAATATCGTGGCGTGGATGGCGCGTGTCGGGGAAAGGCCTTCGGCGAAGGCTTAG
- a CDS encoding MBL fold metallo-hydrolase, producing the protein MSDRKPSPFKILLDSDVCTLIQAAEDVYQIRFKNRAANAYLVRGSSRTIMIDVGLSSNYPHLLTCLNHVGCPPEKIDMVVLSHEHLDHIGAAWHFSGRTFIAAHRLAANKIMLRDDFSMLRKMFNEPNVPINVDIWLEEGNLIDLGNFRLNVMYTPGHTSACITLFDQDKGLLFAADTLMPGGVMGGVFGSGSIADYIQSLERLKGLNSKILLSGHGRLSDTPQDDVRIAIQRSHTLLSDTAQLFDALDARSNFEPIMQSVRDLNKLDDG; encoded by the coding sequence ATGAGCGACCGCAAGCCGAGCCCGTTCAAGATATTGCTCGACAGCGACGTCTGCACGCTGATCCAGGCCGCCGAAGACGTCTATCAGATCCGCTTCAAGAACCGCGCCGCCAACGCCTATCTGGTGCGCGGCAGTTCGCGCACCATCATGATCGATGTCGGGCTGTCGTCGAACTATCCGCATCTTCTGACATGCCTCAACCATGTCGGTTGCCCGCCCGAAAAAATCGACATGGTGGTGTTGAGCCACGAGCATCTCGATCACATCGGGGCGGCCTGGCATTTTTCGGGCCGCACCTTCATCGCCGCGCATCGGCTGGCCGCCAACAAGATCATGCTGCGCGACGACTTTTCGATGCTGCGCAAGATGTTCAACGAGCCAAACGTGCCGATCAACGTCGATATCTGGCTCGAGGAAGGCAACCTGATCGACCTCGGCAATTTCCGGCTCAACGTGATGTACACGCCGGGCCACACCTCGGCCTGCATCACGCTGTTCGACCAGGACAAGGGATTACTATTCGCCGCCGACACGCTGATGCCCGGCGGCGTGATGGGCGGCGTGTTCGGCTCGGGCAGCATCGCCGACTACATCCAGTCGCTGGAGCGGCTCAAGGGCCTGAACTCGAAGATCCTGCTGTCGGGTCATGGCCGGCTGTCCGACACGCCGCAAGACGACGTCCGGATCGCGATCCAGCGCTCGCACACGCTGCTATCGGATACGGCGCAACTGTTCGACGCGCTCGACGCACGCTCGAACTTCGAACCGATCATGCAATCGGTGCGCGACCTCAACAAGCTCGACGACGGCTAG